A DNA window from Mauremys reevesii isolate NIE-2019 linkage group 17, ASM1616193v1, whole genome shotgun sequence contains the following coding sequences:
- the LOC120385150 gene encoding maestro heat-like repeat-containing protein family member 6, producing MERVGDVVGRILIWLDNVCNPRARKAALRATALLARSHPQDVVLSCVAHTLSSDRCAIELWKALGEEPQLPRRCCSSCWTSSSRDTGRRRAAMCLWLQ from the exons ATGGAGAGA GTTGGAGACGTCGTGGGACGTATCTTAATCTGGCTGGACAACGTCTGTAATCCCAGAGCCAGAAAAGCAGCACTGAGGGCCACGGCCTTGCTGGCTCGTTCCCACCCCCAGGACGTGGTTCTGAGCTGTGTGGCACACACGCTGTCCTCGGACAG atgtgccattgagctgtggaaggccctgggggaagaaccacagctccccaggaggtgctgcagcagctgctggacaagCTCCAGCAGAGACACCGGGAGGAGAAGAGCGGCAATGTGTCTCTGGCT GCAATGA
- the LOC120384981 gene encoding maestro heat-like repeat family member 5, with amino-acid sequence MEWTQDKNPIVRRLSLRGLGSIVLQPEKVHSLRAQLPAIMDMFCDTDRGRVMGAMHQAADIIYLLDGEGLGSISQDIAVSLRPFIDDERDSVRSVAILLLGNVVSSVKDPDKPIVQQKMIHCLLPLLLHLEDRDESVTLRCKLTLFRCSVSQVGSFEDAVPQHGLGWLHTAPEVCLEVLGR; translated from the exons ATGGAATGGACCCAAGATAAAAACCCCATTGTACGTCGGCTCAGTCTGCGAGGCCTTGGCAGTATTGTGCTCCAGCCAGAAAAG GTGCACTCGTTACGGGCCCAGCTGCCAGCGATCATGGACATGTTCTGTGACACGGATAGAGGGCGTGTCATGGGAGCCATGCATCAAGCTGCAGACATCATCTAcctcctggatggggaggggcttggctccATCTCCCAGGACATTGCAGTCAGCCTTCGCCCCTTCATTGATGAC GAGAGGGACAGCGTGCGCTCCGTTGCCATTTTACTGCTTGGCAACGTGGTGAGCAGCGTGAAGGACCCGGACAAACCCATCGTGCAGCAGAAGATGATCCACTGCTTGCTCCCGCTCCTGCTGCACCTTGAAGACCGGGATGAGAGTGTGACACTG AGATGCAAACTGACGCTCTTCCGCTGCAGTGTTTCTCAGGTGGGCTCATTTGAAGACGCTGTTCCGCAGCATGGCCTGggatggctccacacagctccggaAGTGTGCCTGGAAGTGCTTGGTAGGTGA